The following DNA comes from Brassica oleracea var. oleracea cultivar TO1000 chromosome C5, BOL, whole genome shotgun sequence.
CACGGTGCAGCCTAATAAAGCAGTAACAGATATCCTTTGGATCAAACTGCTCTGAGAGAGCCAACCATTCCATATTTTATTTTGCTGTAAACCAAGGTTCCTTTTCAGTTGAACCGATGGCCTACTGGCACCGCTTTCATCAATATTCTTTGTTGATGCTACTGGGCTCTGCAGATTTGTTGGTGCCAATTGCTCGACAGATGTATAAAGATGTTGTGACGAGTTCATGAACTGCATAGAGGAAATCGGTCTTTGGTTCGTCTTGTGATTAATAATTGGCAGTGACCCCATTTTCTTGTTCTCTGGATATTTTTTTTCAGCCCGGAAAAAGTTGGCCTGCATAAATTGTACGTATAAATATGCTTCTGCTTAAATATAGAACTGGTTTACAGAATCATTCAGTGATCTGGTTCTTACCAAAGATGGCGAACAACCCCTTGTGTCTGGAAAGTTGGCAAGCACTGAATCCTTTAGCCACGCTTCCTGGTTAATTTTATTAGGTAGTACGTAAAAGGTCAATATCAACTTTTATTAAAGAAAATTACAACTAAAAACGATATACATATACAAAAGCGTATGCAAATGTAGCAAAAAGTTAAATTGAATGAATCAATCAAGGGAATTACCCATGATCATTTTTTCATAAAAAAAGCTTATGTCAACTAAATGGAAACTGAAGGCCATACGCAATGCTGTTAAAGCAGATTCTATGAATTTTACTACTGCACACTCAACATCTCTATTTTCATTGTTTCAGTCAATGCTTGAGAACATAGCACAATTCATATTTCATTAAGTTGATCATGCCATTTATATCAGGGAGAACCATCAGCCAAGGAATAATTACGTCTGCACTCCTAGCAACATACAGACACAAAATTCTCGGTAAAAGACATCAGGTTTACCAACGATGGTGTTGCAGAAGTAGTTCTCAACTCTTTCCCCAAGATCGAATTACGAACCGCAGAGTCTGAATTTGAATCCAGCTGCTTAAGTTTTTCAAGGGTCTCAGCCTCGGAACCCTGTGTTATCCAACATGTAGGTCCAGTAGTACTTAATTAAATGTACAAGACATGAATCTTGCGGAGCAGGTGATTTAAGTAAATTTGAAGTGCTTAAGATGCAACGACACATTGGAAAGGGAAAAAGTACCTGGTTTAGAAGAAATGAGCAAAAAGCTTCCTCAAATTTCAGATCAACACCTTCTGATGCTATTAGACATTCGCATATAGATTTTGCTTTATTAATCTACACAAACATACTGAATGTTATCCTTTATAAACGAACAGACTAGAAAAACGAACCAATTAGTTAAAATTTATCAAACGATAGAAAAGAGTTACATACCTTATCAGTTTGCTTGACTGAAAATCCAACAGCGATATGAGCAACCAACACCATGTAGAAACAATTAAAATCAATTACTACTCTTTGATTGTGGGATTCAAGTGATTTTTTATTTTTCCGTGTAATGGCCAAGGTATCCCATGGAAGGAGATCAACAATCTCTGTGGCCAGTAGCCTGCTAATTGCCTGGCTCAAAAAGCATGGCCAGTCTTGAATTTGACAGGAAGCTTCAACATCAAGGCCTTGTCTCAGAAGTTCACGTAGCGCTGCAACTGCACCTCGTCTCCTCTCCGCATTTTCCGGCAAGGGAGGTAGGCCCAGTAGATCTAATGTGCATGGTGCTGCAAGCTCCTCCAAGGACTCTTCTATCTAAAATTTTCAACTTAAATCACTTAAAAATGGTGGTAGATTTTGTTTTTGGATAATACGAGCGAACTTACATATGAAGCTCCTCATCATTACTAGATAAGGCATGCTAAGCAAGTGACAGAACTAAAGGTAAACACAAGTAGCCTAATCAGGCCTGATGCAACGCAGCTATTACCTGAGATAACAATGCAAGTTTCCCAAGAGTAACTTTACTCTTCAGAAAAGACTGAGCACGAGCAAGAGCTTCAAATCCTTGAGAGACTTTGTTCGCCTCGAAAGCATCCTTGGCGACCGCGCACTTCATGGAAAAAAAACAACAACCATAACATAAAAGAAAAGCAGAAAGTTAGTGAAAACTGGTAACTAGTTTCCGGCCCTGGTTTACTGATCTTACCTCAGAAAGTGCCATAGCCAAAAATATATCATGAATATATGGCTTTGAATCAAGGTGCCTGAGAACAGACCGGCCAATATCCAGCACAAGTTTTTCTTCTCCAACCTGAAGCATAGTAGCTCACATCACCGGTTTATCTCCTATCCAAAATCCTTTATATCTTAAGCTCAAAAAGGCACAAAACTTGAGAGGGAAATCATCAAAATCCCTCTTAAATCTCG
Coding sequences within:
- the LOC106295951 gene encoding plastid division protein CDP1, chloroplastic; this translates as MPVLYTFPLLPSSSSLLHGISNRGTSIILHPPEVQISCFLVARSDPGEFDGFSCSLRRRRLNAGGAHVFDNAPSRTSSLAASTSTIEIPVTCYQLIGVSEKAEKDEVVKSVLNLKKTDAEEGYTMEAAAARQDLLMDVRDKLLFEPEYAGNLKENISPKSPLRIPWAWLPAALCLLQEVGEEKLVLDIGRSVLRHLDSKPYIHDIFLAMALSECAVAKDAFEANKVSQGFEALARAQSFLKSKVTLGKLALLSQIEESLEELAAPCTLDLLGLPPLPENAERRRGAVAALRELLRQGLDVEASCQIQDWPCFLSQAISRLLATEIVDLLPWDTLAITRKNKKSLESHNQRVVIDFNCFYMVLVAHIAVGFSVKQTDKINKAKSICECLIASEGVDLKFEEAFCSFLLNQGSEAETLEKLKQLDSNSDSAVRNSILGKELRTTSATPSLEAWLKDSVLANFPDTRGCSPSLANFFRAEKKYPENKKMGSLPIINHKTNQRPISSMQFMNSSQHLYTSVEQLAPTNLQSPVASTKNIDESGASRPSVQLKRNLGLQQNKIWNGWLSQSSLIQRISVTALLGCTVFFSLKLTGIRSARFQSLPTWGSAKPHLESDSGNFRRNLASVNREGVVGNIKTLLDMLKRHHGEHSDALYLKSSGLSATLSHPTSEVHKRPMLTEDAEELVRQWENIKAEALGPTHQVYSLPEVLDEAMLVQWQTLAQTAKAKSCYWRFVLLNLEILQAHISTDGSIAGETAEIEALLEEAAELVDESQPKNAKYYSTYKIRYTLKKQEDGSWRFCQSDIQIQK